The following are encoded together in the Perognathus longimembris pacificus isolate PPM17 unplaced genomic scaffold, ASM2315922v1 HiC_scaffold_4718, whole genome shotgun sequence genome:
- the LOC125344948 gene encoding uncharacterized protein LOC125344948: MQLTSVILPTDPAAYSSVHNCCGNSSRRRRRRRRRRRAPRVPRGFVDRLHPWKRVSPFGAAPLTEGYHWSEVRKIASNLSLEVHKRPWVTFCSSEWPTFGDPKANVPKVLPPGDDLLLDLLTDDSRLPQPPPYPAEAGPRESGQQPDPSPIATRTRRDQIGISPLWKGGRGQEPPPEPRITLDVGGQPVTFLVDTGAQHSVLNHNPGPLSDKSAWVQGATGGRRYRWTTDRKVHLATGKVTHSFLHVPDCPYPLLGRDLLQKLKAQIHFEESGVRVAGPKNQPLHVLTLSLEEEYRLYENNKRKELPLDPKWINDFPQAWAETGGMGLARRQAPLVIALKANTTPVSIKQYPMSQEARTGIKPHIKRLLDQGILKPCQSPWNTPLLPVKKPGTGDYRPVQDLREVNKRVEDIHPTVPNPYNLLSGLSPAYCWYTVLDLKDAFFCLRLHPDSQPIFAFEWKDPELGISGQLTWTRLPQGFKNSPTLFDEALHRDLADFRVQHPALMLLQYVDDLLLAATSEQECKEGTRDLLHALGTLGYRASAKKAQICQQQVTYLGYLIKKGERWLTDARKETVMKIPEPQNPRQLREFLGTAGFCRLWIPGFAEMASPLYPLTKQGTMFAWGEEHRKAFQNIKKALLTAPALGLPDLTKPFDLYVAENKGHAKGVLTQRLGPWRRPVAYLSKKLDPVASGWPPCLRMVAAIAVLVKDASKLTFGQSLTILAPHAVEALIRQPPDRWLSNARMTHYQTMLLDTDRVRFGPVTAINPATLLPSTDEKAAPHDCLEILAEVHGTRSDLTDQPLQDADFTWYTDGSSLVLNGERKAGAAITTETEVIWARTLPPGTSAQRAELIALTQALKMACGKRLNVYTDSRYAFATAHIHGEIYSRRGLLTSEGKEVKNKREILALLNALFFPRKLSIMHCPGHQKGDSPIARGNRMADETARRAAVIPVPTFPVSDKEARAQWLEWQSASIKPEDQIKNFARQVIEQVHQLTHLSPRKIKALLDRDEKFCYFLDKEDILQEIYNRCRACAMVNAGKIKQGLGRVRMRGHRPGVHWEIDFTEIKPGLYGYQYLLVFVDTFSGWVEAFPTKQETAKVVTKKLLEEIFPRYGMPKFLGSDNGPAFVSQPTCRPYRPSRERSGSHSLPPTRNSWINLWYHISSRSETLCGSGDIRPKTWNLAGKAPTLCS; the protein is encoded by the exons ATGCAGTTGACAAGTGTCATACTGCCCACCGACCCCGCCGCTTACTCGAGTGTGCACAACTGCTGCGGTAActccagccgccgccgccgccgccgccgccgccgccgccgcgcaccGCGCGTCCCCAGAGGCTTTGTGGACCGACTCCACC CTTGGAAGAGAGTCAGTCCCTTTGGGGCTGCCCCGCTGACCGAGGGCTAC CATTGGTCAGAGGTTCGGAAGATCGCCAGCAACCTCTCCCTCGAGGTCCACAAGCGACCTTGGGTCACTTTTTGTTCCTCAGAATGGCCCACTTTCGGG GACCCTAAGGCAAATGTCCCCAAGGTTCTACCCCCTGGAGACGACCTCCTCCTGGATTTGTTGACTGATGACTCCCGGTTGCCTCAGCCCCCACCCTACCCTGCCGAGGCCGGCCCTAGGGAAAGCGGGCAGCAGCCAGATCCTTCCCCTATCGCCACTAGAAcaagg AGAGACCAGATTGGGATTTCACCACTGTGGAAG GGGGGTCGGGGTCAGGAGCCCCCCCCTGAACCCAGGATAACTCTAGACGTAGGGGGGCAGCCGGTCACCTTCCTAGTTGATACAGGAGCCCAACATTCCGTCCTGAACCATAACCCAGGACCCCTCAGTGACAAGTCGGCATGGGTCCAGGGAGCCACCGGAGGACGGCGATATCGATGGACTACCGATCGGAAAGTCCACTTGGCTACCGGTAAGGTGACTCATTCTTTTCTACATGTTCCTGACTGTCCATACCCCCTATTGGGGAGAGATTTGCTCCAGAAATTGAAAGCCCAAATTCATTTTGAGGAATCTGGGGTACGTGTAGCCGGCCCCAAAAATCAACCTTTACATGTGTTAACTTTGAGTCTGGAAGAAGAATACAGGctatatgaaaataacaaaaggaaggaaCTCCCCCTTGACCCAAAATGGATAAATGATTTCcctcaagcatgggcagaaacaggAGGCATGGGATTGGCCAGACGACAGGCTCCACTGGTTATAGCTTTAAAAGCCAATACCACACCTGTCTCAATTAAGCAGTACCCAATGTCGCAGGAAGCAAGAACAGGAATTAAACCTCACATAAAGAGGCTCCTGGATCAGGGGATCTTAAAACCTTGCCAGTCCCCATGGAACACCCCCTTACTCCCCgttaaaaagccagggacaggagaCTATAGACCGGTCCAAGACTTACGAGAAGTTAACAAGCGGGTAGAAGATATACATCCCACGGTGCCCAACCCATACAACTTGTTAAGCGGACTGTCACCAGCCTATTGTTGGTATACAGTTTTGGACTTAAAGGATGCCTTCTTTTGCCTAAGGCTCCACCCAGATAGCCAGCCTATTTTTGCCTTTGAGTGGAAGGATCCTGAATTGGGAATCTCAGGGCAATTGACCTGGACTAGACTCCCCCAGGGATTTAAAAATAGCCCTACCCTATTTGATGAGGCCTTACATCGAGACCTGGCAGATTTTCGGGTCCAACATCCAGCCTTGATGCTACTCCAGTATGTCGATGATTTGTTGCTGGCCGCGACATCCGAACAGGAATGTAAGGAAGGAACCAGAGACTTATTACATGCCCTCGGGACCCTAGGGTATCGAGCCTCCGCTAAAAAGGCCCAAATCTGCCAACAACAGGTGACCTACCTGGGCTATCTAattaaaaagggagaaaggtggctgACGGATGCAAGAAAAGAGACAGTCATGAAAATACCCGAGCCCCAGAACCCCCGACAGTTAAGGGAATTTTTGGGAACAGCCGGGTTCTGCAGACTGTGGATACCAGGCTTTGCCGAAATGGCCAGTCCCCTGTACCCACTCACCAAACAGGGCACGATGTTTGCCTGGGGAGAAGAACACCGGAAGGCCTTCCAGAACATCAAAAAGGCTCTCCTAACAGCTCCAGCCCTAGGACTCCCAGACTTGACTAAACCCTTCGATTTGTATGTAGCCGAAAACAAAGGACACGCGAAGGGAGTATTAACTCAAAGATTGGGGCCTTGGAGGCGGCCGGTGGCCTACCTCTCCAAGAAATTGGACCCGGTAGCCTCAGGGTGGCCACCCTGTCTCAGGATGGTGGCCGCCATTGCCGTCTTGGTTAAAGACGCCAGCAAGTTAACTTTTGGGCAATCCCTGACTATTCTGGCCCCGCACGCGGTGGAGGCACTAATCAGGCAGCCGCCAGATCGTTGGCTGTCCAATGCCCGCATGACTCATTACCAAACTATGCTCCTGGACACAGATCGGGTCCGGTTTGGGCCCGTCACGGCCATCAATCCTGCCACGTTGCTTCCATCGACGGATGAGAAAGCGGCTCCCCATGATTGTCTTGAGATTTTAGCAGAAGTGCACGGGACCCGCTCCGACCTGACTGACCAACCACTCCAGGATGCTGACTTTACCTGGTATACTGATGGGAGCAGCCTGGTGCTGAATGGGGAACGGAAGGCGGGAGCAGCCATAACCACGGAGACTGAGGTAATCTGGGCAAGGACCCTCCCACCAGGGACTTCAGCACAGAGGGCAGAGCTGATCGCCCTCACCCAGGCACTTAAGATGGCATGTGGAAAAAGACTCAATGTATATACAGATAGCCGATATGCCTTTGCCACTGCCCATATTCACGGGGAGATATACAGTCGACGAGGGCTATTGACTTCTGAAGGAAAGGAAGTTAAGAACAAAAGGGAAATTTTGGCCCTGTTGAACGCACTATTCTTCCCTCGTAAGCTCAGCATCATGCACTGCCCAGGGCACCAGAAGGGAGACAGCCCTATTGCCCGGGGCAACAGGATGGCTGATGAGACAGCCCGGAGGGCGGCTGTGATCCCGGTCCCTACATTCCCAGTCTCCGATAAGGAGGCGCGGGCACaatggcttgagtggcagagtgctagcattaaacCAGAAGACCAGATAAA GAACTTCGCCCGGCAAGTAATTGAACAGGTACACCAGCTGACGCACTTAAGccccagaaaaataaaagcccTCCTTGATCGGGACgagaaattttgttattttttggataaggAAGATATTTTGCAAGAAATATATAATAGGTGCCGTGCATGTGCCATGGTAAATGctgggaaaataaaacaaggattAGGAAGAGTCCGAATGAGAGGACATCGTCCTGGAGTCCATTGGGAAATTGACTTCACTGAAATCAAGCCTGGGCTTTACGGATATCAGTATCTGCTGGTATTCGTCGATACTTTTTCTGGCTGGGTGGAAGCCTTCCCCACAAAGCAGGAAACTGCCAAAGTCGTCACCAAGAAACTACTGGAAGAAATCTTTCCCAGGTATGGCATGCCTAAATTTTTGGGGTCTGACAATGGACCAGCCTTCGTCTCCCAG CCCACTTGCAGGCCCTACAGACCGTCCAGAGAGAGGTCTGGAAGCCACTCGCTGCCGCCTACAAGGAACAGTTGGATAAACCTGTGGTACCACATCAGTTCCAGATCGGAGACTCTGTGTGGGTCCGGCGACATCAGACCAAAAACTTGGAACCTCGCTGGAAAGGCCCCTACACTGTGCTCTTGA